The Phaeodactylum tricornutum CCAP 1055/1 chromosome 8, whole genome shotgun sequence DNA segment ATTATGAGCAGCTACAGCACAACTTTCATGGGCGGATAGCGAGCCAGACACAAACGGAAGACCAAGATTGTACTTGAACAACAAATCCGACTGAAACCCTTGTTCTGATCTGGGGATAAGTTGAAGCATTCCAACATCGTCTAACTTCGTGAAAAGCGTCTCTTTGGCTGAAATAATCTCTTCGCCGACACGTATTGACAATGACACAAGTTTCGGCTCTTTATGCTTGGTATGGGGACTGGAAACAACGTCGATAGCAGGAACTTCGGCAATTAAATGCGTCCGTCTACCTCTTGATGCTAGAGCTATCAAACTGCTCCATTCTTCTTCGTTCGGGACGCGAACTAGAGGAAGACCGAGTGCGGCGTCTGTTAGTCCACAGAAATGGCAGACCGTACGACGGCAACGCATCTTTGAAAAGTCGAGCGTGGGATTTTTAGTTAGGCTGGAATCAATCACACTCGACACACTGTCCTGTTCAAAGGAAGCTAGTGCAGGGCGAAGTTGAGACTTAACATTGTATCCGACTATGCTGTCCTCGATGATTCTGTCCCTCTTGGATTTCGCTTTCTTTGCCTTGACGTGAATATCTACCTTCTCCTGATTGATCGGAATCGCTTCAGCAACTTGAGTGGCTTCTTGTGTTGAAATGGAACCAGGCGTATCTGGCATCGTGTCCATGTCAACGTCTTCCACAAATTCAACAGAGCTGGCCTCAACAACACTGAATCGCTCAACTTTCGGGGTGGACGGTCGAGTCTCATCCGACTTTCCATTGGACGTGTCAAATCGCTGactttcaacaaaatccgACTCGCCTATAACATGACTTGCAGACTCTTCAATTGGAGGGACGTCACCGTCATCTTCAATGACTTCTGGTAGGATGTCTTTGATATCCGTTACCTTTGAAAGTTTCTCGAGACTTAAAGACATAGTTTCAGCTGCCTTCGATTCCATTTCGCTAACAACGTTTTGAATGACGTCACTTGAGGAGCATTTCATAGTGAGAAGAACAAGTAGCCTCAGCCATTCTGATGCTGTCATTTCTCTAGGATCGATCACAAGCAATGTCGCAGAAGCTGTAATGGTATCGCGAAAGACCGAGCTTGATAATACGACCTGCGCAGCCGCGTCCGACACGTATGGATTGAGCGGAACAGGAACCAGATCGACACGAAGCCCGTGGTCGACTCCATAACCATACCCAGGGCTCTCGGAAACTGCTTCAAGACACTTAATCGCGGGAACGGACAAGCCGGATATGGCTAAAGCACTGTCTAGCTTCTCCAACGACCACTGTTCAATACGTCCGTCGATAAACCTTACTTGGTACATCAAAGTCGAATTTCCTTGTCGCTTCTCCGGGCATCTAAAAGCGCATTTCTCTATTGTAGCTTCCCCATTACCTTCAAAAGAATTGTCGGTACCCCCTTTCACCCTCTTTCCGATGCGCGGATCAAGATGACCCCACCAGCGACCGCTTACGCAGCGAGGGCAAAACCAATCACCTTTCGGGATGTCCCGAAGCGGGGGGTTTAGTCGGGTGATGTTGAATTTCCCTTCGCAACTGTCACACAGCAACACCGTTGATTGCTCATCTGACGGATGGTGATCAATACATCGATCATCATCCAGCTCGTTTAACGAAGGAAGCAGATGATCGGGAGCGAGTACCCAGTCAAGAAAAAGGCGCTCAAAAATTCGAAGCAACTCTGAACCCGCGCTTATGACAGTGGGGCCAGCGTTCGCGTACGATAGGCAGTTCTGCGCAATCAGGCGTATATTCCTACCAAATTGAGCGACAGCagcttcaatgctttgatcaTGCTGATTGCGGGCTTTCCGATGAGCATCGGCAGCAACTCGCAACTGCCGTCCCGCTTCGCGCAGACACATTGGCTGCAGGACCATATCGTAGTATCCGGGATTGGTTTGAGGGTCAACGGGATAATGGAATGGTTCCGCTGGCCCGGTCATTGCGAGCGCACGCAGAACAGCCAGACACCTACGGATTAACTCTGGGGCAAGGGGAATGTCTGCGCAGAAGTCATCGTAAGGCGTCTCCTTGCCAATCTTTACCGGTAAATCTGTGGACTCTCGAAGCTCTTTGGCGTCGCTTGGGCTGTCGGTGTGATTTAAATCAATCTGCGCAACGATTTCCACACGGCTCTCCccgttgtcgtcttcatcgtcctcgtcctcgtcgtcctcatcatcttcgtctttcagtttttctcgttccatttcttccttcaGACGTAGTGCGTCTTCCATATATTTCTCCCGCCGATGCGAAAGTTCCTTAAATTCACTCTTACATAAAAGGAGACCATCCAGTAATCCCATTGTTTGACGAGTTGCAACCGTTCTTGTCCCATCACCAAGGACAAGTGTGGCTTCTTGCCGTTGCTTCCATGTCCAATTCGTCGACTTGTTTGCACTTGCTTTTTCAAGCGAGTCAATGCAGAGGTTACGGACCTTTCGTAACACTTTCAATTCATTTTTTGAAGGATGCTCAGATTCAGCAATACCTTGGATTAGATTTGTCGCCTGTTCAAGGTTGCTCTGTACAAGAAGCGCCTCGTCAAGCGGCAAGGATGGCAGTACACGAATAGCGCTGGCTAGATTGTCGTGGATTACATAAAAAGCCTTGTCAGATGCCGACTTGATATTCGACAAGAAGAAGCGTAAGTCCAGTGCAGCAGCAGTCGGCCGGCAAGGAACTTCAATTCGAAACGGCACTTTTGGATCTCTCTTTTGTACATCCGTACAACTTGAAATCTCTTGACGCAAAAGAGCAATTGCATTGTCCTCTGCCTGTCGAAGGCGACGCGCTTCCTTAGAATTAGGATGACCTGCGCTTCTGTATCCACGCAATAAGTGAGCAGCTTCGTGCCTCGCGTATCCAAGTTCGCCAAGAGCATcagaaaggaaagaaacTCGAGCTATGTCTTGCCATGTCATTGAGTTGACCGGTAGTAAAAGGTCAGATGGCTGTGTTGTGGGTTCGTCGCCAGCCTCCTCTTCTTTTCTATCCTTTGTCGAAGTTGCATTTACTTCATTGAAAAATGCCGCTCCAAAGTCTTTTTGCAGAATCGGATTCAGTGCAATAAGGCTTGCAAACAACACGCGTGTCAGACTAGCAGCCAGAGGCTTGCAGAGAGCAATGGCTAAATCAGTAAGTGATGTCACAGCGTCATCGGCAGCCATTGCTGTCACCCTTGAAGTACCACGAAGGCAGTCAACAGCGTCTTGAAGAGAATCCAAGGTGGGAATCTCGGCGATAAAGCCTCTCTCAAGAAAAAAGGTTCCAAAGGTCGACATAAAATTCCAAACGCGAACCGAATCCTCGTCGTAAATCTTGGAGATCGGAGGGATTGCTGACAAAGCAACCATTGCATCAGCTCCTCGGATCGACGCTCtattcttttcttcaatgaTGGACTGACTAGCGACCAACTCTGCCGCCCGCCGCCTACGGACGAACTCCTTCGAGACACTTTTGGcaagaacagcagcagccCTTTCTCTCTGAAAGGATGCTTCCTTATACAACCGGTCTTCAACCTGAAGCTTGAGCTTAGAAAGGCGTTCGTCGATGCGAAGCTTTCGCCTGTGGTCTTCCTCCTCCAGCCTTTGTCTTTTCTTTTCATCTCTGTCTTCTTCTCGTTTGCGCTTCTTTTGAGCGCGTTCCTGTTCTTGCTGTTCCTTGACTTCACACTCTCTCGAGCGCTTGAGAAGTTTTATGGCTTCTTTCTCTTGACGCAACTGTG contains these protein-coding regions:
- a CDS encoding predicted protein translates to MSDTEEDHYADAMEVEAVAAEDEMSSAEDNADDDEEEEEAIVEAQAVEAHNDDDDVGDDDDHNNNEEFAAVAAPIEDEEDDDDEEEAVAAAVVVDEDEDSNEVDVHTLPPSKPRPTKSSSGAAGGATAKKVNKKKKTAAASTKKSTASNSTTTTQPPSKKKKKKKPEGSSSELAGYAKVPPERLEAGADARAMLRETVPTLPMAVAETQVRSFGHLVLDSPKDAAAHSRFATTSALYPIGFSCDRYEFSPVHGRTLKLRCSILDGRIIKRKQKASGHPVSKIHDGPIFRILWGRGVDEEVDTIDYPFDPKIHAQPVGRKDKSSSSASTTSLGALFLPEPHMRVKVRFDKHQYFGGTVLSVVKPEVTSPKFKKARTASSVAIRIRYDDGSVETIQYPDPDVKLAMPGAENDIDDQGRLELTQIDDKPVMSVVGESPLEAWGKVLTKLGLLDEIMLDMAMDQVVKSRAQGLQEAKQKLEGKFPLPPHHVPRSVTKSPLPDRGSPDSRAASPYPVSSNGDDEGVSTPAMEESNDGEQAVEAEQIDEDREPMSEREKHLREMLQEVTEELEEVEAEERSAAIALADARIHAVGPLLCNPFHDDESGKSQQSSWLATAVRKEKTRMGSTGNRRKVVTALDLLERNDTFYNADIEALIEGLPGSEYCGAYVYQAFRSGGSTLLNRAWIHEAQLRQEKEAIKLLKRSRECEVKEQQEQERAQKKRKREEDRDEKKRQRLEEEDHRRKLRIDERLSKLKLQVEDRLYKEASFQRERAAAVLAKSVSKEFVRRRRAAELVASQSIIEEKNRASIRGADAMVALSAIPPISKIYDEDSVRVWNFMSTFGTFFLERGFIAEIPTLDSLQDAVDCLRGTSRVTAMAADDAVTSLTDLAIALCKPLAASLTRVLFASLIALNPILQKDFGAAFFNEVNATSTKDRKEEEAGDEPTTQPSDLLLPVNSMTWQDIARVSFLSDALGELGYARHEAAHLLRGYRSAGHPNSKEARRLRQAEDNAIALLRQEISSCTDVQKRDPKVPFRIEVPCRPTAAALDLRFFLSNIKSASDKAFYVIHDNLASAIRVLPSLPLDEALLVQSNLEQATNLIQGIAESEHPSKNELKVLRKVRNLCIDSLEKASANKSTNWTWKQRQEATLVLGDGTRTVATRQTMGLLDGLLLCKSEFKELSHRREKYMEDALRLKEEMEREKLKDEDDEDDEDEDDEDDNGESRVEIVAQIDLNHTDSPSDAKELRESTDLPVKIGKETPYDDFCADIPLAPELIRRCLAVLRALAMTGPAEPFHYPVDPQTNPGYYDMVLQPMCLREAGRQLRVAADAHRKARNQHDQSIEAAVAQFGRNIRLIAQNCLSYANAGPTVISAGSELLRIFERLFLDWVLAPDHLLPSLNELDDDRCIDHHPSDEQSTVLLCDSCEGKFNITRLNPPLRDIPKGDWFCPRCVSGRWWGHLDPRIGKRVKGGTDNSFEGNGEATIEKCAFRCPEKRQGNSTLMYQVRFIDGRIEQWSLEKLDSALAISGLSVPAIKCLEAVSESPGYGYGVDHGLRVDLVPVPLNPYVSDAAAQVVLSSSVFRDTITASATLLVIDPREMTASEWLRLLVLLTMKCSSSDVIQNVVSEMESKAAETMSLSLEKLSKVTDIKDILPEVIEDDGDVPPIEESASHVIGESDFVESQRFDTSNGKSDETRPSTPKVERFSVVEASSVEFVEDVDMDTMPDTPGSISTQEATQVAEAIPINQEKVDIHVKAKKAKSKRDRIIEDSIVGYNVKSQLRPALASFEQDSVSSVIDSSLTKNPTLDFSKMRCRRTVCHFCGLTDAALGLPLVRVPNEEEWSSLIALASRGRRTHLIAEVPAIDVVSSPHTKHKEPKLVSLSIRVGEEIISAKETLFTKLDDVGMLQLIPRSEQGFQSDLLFKYNLGLPFVSGSLSAHESCAVAAHNARKEMMIEKYRARRAELVEKEAGMACGRTLQLGQDRMGRTFWKFLSDSESLFVCTDSTGKSAPSDQPVWHRYSYPESIASVLVGLDKDDVVKDLERVFPFAVRMVKERTWTDMLLKKKFPQVSHFLSRGAHSNGDAMDINGERSVEVEGGFDPYSEGEEVLVESKSGDLLWDASVIEVSTGSGDDLVRVIDAYKVSYNGWSARFEDWVKPSRVIEPNENNRLLQDELLEQYSETRGGLPPALNMLRAKDYLNIRDRARGNLPLPDFARIAYLNEGMSSSEKTFGLAKAALLAVDAALPIGSLDATDKGPWRSTYAERWRSMVKKAEGPAQLMRCIILLEDTITEDWIKQDLGHLRTVLPGRWKALGEATPAGLAMRIILLDRAIMYETVDRKRFSCKKKQK